One window of Phycisphaeraceae bacterium genomic DNA carries:
- a CDS encoding aldo/keto reductase: protein MEYRRLGSSGLKVPVLSFGTGTFGGGTEFFKAWGSSDVAEATRLVDICLEAGVNMFDTADIYSQGQSEEILGAALKGRRDKTIISTKGTFRMGGEEAGPNSVGSSRFHLTNAVHASLKRLGTDYIDLYQLHGFDAMTPIDEVLGTLDDFVRAGKIRYIGCSNFSGWHLMKSLAYSEKHGLARYVAHQAYYSLIGRDYEWELMPLALDQGVGCVVWSPLGWGRLTGKIRRGSPLPADSRLNSKLVVDNGPQPDQEYLYTVVDALESVAKEVGKTVPQVAINWLVQRPTVANIILGARNEKQLKDNLGSVGWNLTPAQVATLDAASERIPAYPYWHQRGFQERNPKPV from the coding sequence ATGGAATACCGCCGCCTCGGCTCTTCCGGCCTCAAGGTCCCCGTTCTCTCCTTCGGCACCGGCACCTTCGGTGGCGGCACCGAGTTCTTCAAGGCCTGGGGCTCCTCCGATGTCGCCGAGGCCACCCGCCTCGTCGACATCTGCCTCGAGGCCGGCGTCAACATGTTCGACACCGCCGACATCTACTCCCAGGGCCAGTCAGAGGAGATCCTCGGCGCTGCGCTCAAGGGTCGGCGTGACAAGACCATCATCTCCACCAAGGGCACCTTCCGCATGGGTGGCGAAGAGGCCGGGCCCAACAGCGTCGGCTCCTCACGCTTCCACCTCACCAACGCGGTCCACGCGAGTCTCAAGCGACTCGGCACCGACTACATCGATCTCTACCAGCTCCACGGCTTCGACGCCATGACCCCGATCGACGAGGTCCTCGGCACGCTCGACGATTTCGTCCGCGCCGGCAAGATCCGCTACATCGGCTGCTCGAACTTCAGCGGCTGGCACCTCATGAAATCCCTCGCCTACTCCGAGAAGCACGGCCTCGCCCGCTACGTCGCCCACCAGGCGTACTACTCCCTCATCGGGCGCGACTACGAGTGGGAGCTGATGCCTCTCGCCCTCGACCAGGGCGTCGGCTGCGTCGTCTGGAGCCCCCTCGGCTGGGGCCGCCTCACCGGCAAGATCCGCCGCGGCTCGCCCCTCCCCGCCGACAGCCGCCTCAACAGCAAGCTCGTCGTCGACAACGGCCCTCAGCCCGATCAGGAGTACCTCTACACAGTCGTCGATGCGCTCGAGTCTGTCGCGAAGGAAGTCGGCAAGACCGTGCCGCAGGTCGCCATCAACTGGCTCGTGCAGCGCCCGACCGTCGCGAACATCATCCTCGGCGCGCGGAACGAGAAGCAGCTCAAGGACAATCTCGGCTCGGTCGGCTGGAACCTGACGCCCGCGCAGGTAGCGACGCTCGACGCCGCGAGCGAGCGGATCCCCGCGTACCCCTACTGGCACCAGCGCGGCTTCCAGGAGCGGAACCCGAAGCCGGTGTGA
- a CDS encoding GNAT family N-acetyltransferase: MNQMRVMLREARREDVPRFFEHQTDPEGMRMVGSVRTNHLDRDEFMARWDGILANDKIIKRSIVLRPVVSGRGAGEDGAEVVVGSINCFERLPDPARPCTIFPGPEIGYWLGREHRGKGIASEAVRQFVAEVPRRPLYARAASDNVASIRVLQNAGFREIGREMFFANMRGQEIEETLMVVGEEQ; the protein is encoded by the coding sequence ATGAATCAGATGCGAGTCATGCTGCGTGAAGCACGGCGCGAGGACGTGCCCCGGTTCTTCGAGCACCAGACCGATCCCGAGGGCATGCGCATGGTCGGCTCCGTGCGGACAAACCACCTGGACCGCGACGAGTTCATGGCACGCTGGGATGGGATTCTGGCGAATGACAAGATCATCAAGCGTTCGATCGTGCTGAGGCCCGTGGTGAGCGGGCGCGGTGCGGGCGAGGATGGCGCGGAGGTCGTCGTCGGCAGCATCAACTGCTTCGAGCGTCTGCCCGATCCCGCCCGTCCGTGCACGATCTTTCCCGGTCCGGAGATCGGCTACTGGCTCGGGCGCGAGCACCGGGGGAAGGGGATCGCGAGCGAGGCGGTGCGGCAGTTTGTGGCGGAGGTGCCGCGGCGCCCGCTGTACGCGCGAGCCGCGAGCGACAACGTGGCGTCGATCCGCGTGCTCCAGAACGCGGGGTTCAGGGAGATCGGGCGCGAGATGTTCTTCGCGAACATGCGGGGGCAGGAGATTGAGGAGACGCTGATGGTGGTGGGGGAGGAGCAGTGA
- a CDS encoding GNAT family N-acetyltransferase: protein MNTVRSLTSPDIEALVALRAEALLDSPWAFTGSPGEQRDADLVRGSINPPRSYVVGAFDDAGALVASAGIVHDQRAKRAHVALIWGVYVTPRARGRGTGRTVVSRAVEVARAMNGVTTIQLACSENSTAAAALYRSLGFVHWGTEPDAIRVGGRSYNELHMSLPNP, encoded by the coding sequence ATGAACACGGTCCGATCGTTGACGAGTCCCGACATCGAAGCTCTGGTTGCTCTACGCGCCGAGGCGCTGCTCGATTCGCCGTGGGCCTTCACAGGCAGCCCGGGTGAGCAGCGAGACGCCGACCTCGTTCGCGGCTCAATCAACCCGCCGCGAAGCTACGTCGTGGGCGCGTTCGATGACGCGGGTGCACTGGTCGCGTCTGCCGGCATCGTGCACGACCAGCGCGCCAAGCGTGCCCACGTCGCGCTCATCTGGGGTGTCTATGTCACGCCCCGCGCCCGAGGCCGCGGCACCGGCCGCACCGTCGTCTCCCGCGCCGTCGAGGTCGCCCGTGCGATGAACGGTGTCACGACGATCCAGCTCGCGTGCAGCGAGAACTCCACCGCCGCGGCCGCCCTCTACCGCTCCCTCGGCTTCGTCCACTGGGGCACCGAGCCCGACGCCATCCGCGTCGGGGGCAGATCCTACAACGAACTCCACATGAGTCTGCCGAATCCATAA
- a CDS encoding NAD(P)-dependent alcohol dehydrogenase produces MPATTKSAAYAAQSATSPLAPFTIDRREPGPTDVAMEIIFCGVCHSDLHWVKNEWGTANYPVVPGHEIVGRVTKVGSNVKGFKPGDIASVGCLVDSCRTCECCKKNLEQFCQKGATFTYGGEDKHLGGFTHGGYSKHIVVDEKFTLHVPKNLDPAAAAPLLCAGITTYSPLRQWGAAKGKKVGIVGLGGLGHMGVKFAKAFGAHTVLFTTSPSKIEDGKRLGADEVIISKDAAEMQKHAGSFDIILDTVSADHDINALLGQLTLDGTLALVGVPPAPMAIGAFGLIMPRKKIAGSLIGGIAETQEMLDFCGTHNIVSDIEKIPMDYINTAYERMLKSDVRYRFVIDMASLK; encoded by the coding sequence ATGCCCGCCACCACCAAGTCCGCTGCCTACGCCGCCCAGTCCGCCACCAGCCCCCTCGCCCCCTTCACTATTGACCGTCGCGAACCCGGCCCCACCGATGTCGCCATGGAGATCATTTTCTGCGGCGTCTGCCACTCCGATCTGCACTGGGTCAAGAACGAATGGGGCACGGCGAACTACCCCGTCGTCCCCGGTCACGAGATCGTCGGTCGCGTGACGAAGGTCGGTTCAAACGTGAAGGGCTTCAAGCCCGGCGACATCGCCTCCGTCGGGTGTCTCGTCGATTCGTGCCGCACGTGCGAGTGCTGCAAGAAGAACCTCGAGCAGTTCTGCCAAAAGGGCGCAACCTTCACATACGGTGGTGAGGACAAGCACCTGGGCGGGTTCACGCACGGCGGCTATTCCAAGCACATCGTCGTCGATGAGAAGTTCACGCTGCACGTTCCGAAGAACCTCGACCCCGCCGCCGCCGCACCCCTCCTGTGCGCCGGCATCACGACCTATTCGCCCCTCCGTCAATGGGGCGCGGCGAAAGGAAAGAAGGTCGGCATCGTCGGTCTCGGCGGTCTGGGTCACATGGGCGTGAAGTTCGCGAAGGCCTTCGGTGCACACACCGTGCTCTTTACCACATCGCCCTCGAAGATCGAGGACGGCAAGCGTCTCGGCGCAGACGAGGTCATCATCTCGAAGGACGCGGCCGAGATGCAGAAGCACGCCGGCTCCTTCGACATCATCCTCGACACCGTCTCCGCCGACCATGACATCAACGCCCTGCTCGGCCAGCTCACGCTCGACGGCACGCTCGCACTCGTCGGCGTTCCTCCGGCACCTATGGCGATCGGCGCATTCGGGCTCATCATGCCCCGCAAGAAGATCGCCGGCTCCCTCATCGGCGGAATCGCCGAGACCCAGGAAATGCTCGACTTCTGCGGCACGCACAACATCGTCAGTGACATCGAGAAGATCCCGATGGACTACATCAACACCGCCTACGAGCGCATGCTCAAGAGCGATGTGCGGTACCGCTTCGTGATCGACATGGCGTCGTTGAAATAA
- a CDS encoding cellulase family glycosylhydrolase — MHSDRSCHTAAYTLDRRTFIASSIGSLVGVHALARGGTSAHRMDSPARPPGAPPARLTTLARGINLSHWVWFPHAQGEAARRAFITDADLAQLVASGFTHARFPFEPDWLWNSAEHRLNDASLREYLDAVRRCHGAGLAIIIDAHWSRTPWIKPGEPTHEARMGELERMWSSLGAACRDLDPERTFLEIVNEPHDITVAAWAESQANIARAIRDAAPDHTIIATGASWGSIDGLLAIEPLDDPNIVYSFHFYEPHNFTHQGATWGFPPWRGMKDIPWPAGRAELERISEPFPKDSRDALRWSARDGTSDPWTPDRLDACIERAHQWALTHKRPIYCGEFGAHKPTAPRDSRLAWTRALAESLNRRSIGWAMWDYVGGFAIAEGAPGARTLDAEMCDALELRPR; from the coding sequence ATGCATTCCGATCGTTCGTGCCACACCGCTGCCTACACGCTCGACCGCCGCACGTTCATCGCCTCTTCCATCGGCTCACTCGTCGGGGTTCACGCGCTTGCCCGAGGCGGGACCTCCGCCCATCGCATGGACTCCCCGGCGCGTCCGCCCGGCGCTCCCCCCGCTCGCCTCACCACCCTTGCGAGAGGCATCAATCTCTCGCACTGGGTCTGGTTCCCGCACGCGCAGGGCGAGGCCGCGCGGCGTGCCTTCATCACCGATGCCGACCTCGCCCAGCTCGTCGCGTCCGGCTTCACGCACGCGCGATTCCCCTTCGAGCCCGATTGGCTCTGGAACAGCGCCGAGCATCGACTGAACGACGCCTCACTCCGCGAGTATCTCGACGCGGTCCGGCGCTGCCACGGCGCGGGGCTTGCCATCATCATCGACGCCCACTGGAGCCGCACGCCCTGGATCAAGCCCGGCGAGCCGACTCACGAGGCCCGCATGGGTGAGCTCGAACGGATGTGGTCCTCGCTCGGCGCGGCGTGCCGCGATCTTGACCCCGAGCGAACGTTCCTAGAGATCGTCAACGAGCCGCACGACATCACGGTCGCCGCCTGGGCCGAGTCGCAGGCGAACATCGCCCGCGCGATCCGCGACGCCGCGCCCGACCACACCATCATCGCCACCGGCGCATCCTGGGGCTCGATCGACGGCCTGCTCGCGATTGAGCCCCTCGATGACCCGAACATCGTCTACTCCTTCCACTTCTACGAGCCGCACAACTTCACGCATCAGGGCGCAACATGGGGCTTCCCGCCGTGGAGGGGGATGAAGGACATCCCCTGGCCCGCCGGACGAGCCGAACTCGAGCGCATCTCCGAGCCGTTCCCCAAAGACTCGCGCGATGCGCTCCGGTGGTCCGCTCGCGACGGCACCTCCGACCCGTGGACGCCCGATCGCCTCGACGCGTGCATCGAGCGTGCCCACCAATGGGCTCTCACGCACAAGCGCCCGATCTACTGCGGCGAATTCGGAGCCCACAAGCCCACCGCCCCGCGCGATTCACGCCTCGCATGGACCCGCGCGCTCGCCGAATCGCTCAACAGACGCTCCATCGGCTGGGCGATGTGGGACTATGTCGGAGGGTTCGCCATCGCCGAGGGTGCCCCCGGTGCACGCACGCTCGACGCAGAGATGTGCGATGCGCTCGAGCTTCGACCACGCTGA
- a CDS encoding insulinase family protein yields MSRSRSRGLVGIVWGFVAVAGLGLPLGSAGAASGVMEEPARVLEPGMMDFEERVLRNGLRVITLEDRSCPVVSVQVWYRVGSKDENPERQGFAHMFEHMMFRGTDRLGPTSHFDLLRKVGGNANAYTSFDQTVYHQTLPSNQLELALYLEAERMSFLKIDQDSFDTERKVVEEERRMGTNQPYGTALEQALPALFGEHPYKWSPIGQIPHLRAATVQELRDFWNRYYVPNNAVLVIAGDIEHERAQRLAADYFGWIPKGEDPARVTYREPLPTQPRTVVIREENAPAPVLGLAYRTVPMGHVDSWALQMLATIVGGGESSRLYQKLVTEQKSAVFAAGGALSLEQDGLIAFGAVMAPFGANPKRVRDAIEAELARVREELVSEDELEKARNQMLKGMVAESLTVDSKATALGSAAALEGRASNVNDRLRSVRAVTREDLRRVANEYMDPGKQITLQINRNLLGAIFSKMKKEDEAEITGEREVGEPIVGRPGVVRPETFPAEPPLAPLPSFDPTPVYAERSLENGLRLLIVENHEVPYVSVQLGLHAGAWTETKPGTASMATGMLTKGTKTRGQSQIASELETYGITLAGAAGLDNANVVADCMPEHLERAMMLMADVVMNPTFPEDEFDKARTQMITGLNISSNTPAYIADREFRKRLYGAHPYARTATGEVSDVNALTRADLAEWWGTFARPDMAVLIFAGDVTPDRAQALAAGAFGNWRAQGEKPAITLPEIPEAAPMKIVIVDRPGSVQSEIRIGRVGFTRHDPRYATSRVASGYFGGAFNARLNETIRVKKGLTYGARGGFSSSRFAGEFSASTFTKTPSTAETVQTIFDEIERLRYEAPSEKELNDTKAYITGSFVGARETQQAVAGDLWLMESSGLGRDYFKSMLGGVAGTSAEDCTRLAQEMIDPARLVVVVTGDASQIKESLEKIGPVEVVKARE; encoded by the coding sequence ATGTCGCGTTCTCGTTCTCGTGGTCTGGTCGGCATTGTCTGGGGCTTTGTGGCGGTTGCTGGCCTGGGCCTACCCCTCGGCTCGGCGGGCGCGGCCTCCGGCGTGATGGAAGAGCCGGCCCGCGTGCTCGAACCCGGGATGATGGACTTTGAAGAGCGTGTGCTCCGGAATGGGCTGCGCGTGATCACGCTCGAAGACCGCTCCTGCCCCGTCGTGTCGGTGCAGGTCTGGTATCGCGTCGGCTCGAAGGACGAGAACCCCGAGCGGCAGGGCTTCGCCCACATGTTCGAGCACATGATGTTCCGCGGCACCGATCGCCTCGGACCGACGTCTCACTTCGATCTGCTGCGAAAGGTCGGGGGCAACGCCAACGCGTACACCTCGTTCGATCAGACCGTGTACCACCAGACGCTGCCGAGCAACCAGTTGGAACTCGCGCTCTATCTCGAGGCGGAGCGGATGAGCTTCCTCAAGATCGATCAGGACTCGTTCGACACGGAGCGCAAGGTCGTCGAAGAAGAGCGGCGCATGGGGACGAACCAGCCCTACGGGACAGCCCTTGAGCAGGCGCTCCCCGCGCTCTTTGGTGAGCATCCTTACAAGTGGTCGCCGATCGGGCAGATCCCGCACCTGCGGGCCGCGACAGTGCAGGAACTGCGTGACTTCTGGAATCGGTACTACGTTCCCAACAACGCGGTGCTGGTGATCGCCGGCGATATCGAGCACGAGCGTGCGCAGCGGCTGGCTGCGGACTACTTCGGATGGATCCCGAAGGGTGAGGATCCCGCGCGGGTGACGTACAGGGAGCCCCTGCCGACGCAGCCCAGGACGGTGGTGATCCGCGAGGAGAACGCGCCCGCGCCCGTGCTCGGCCTCGCGTACCGGACGGTGCCGATGGGGCACGTGGACTCATGGGCTCTCCAGATGCTGGCGACGATCGTGGGGGGCGGCGAGTCGTCGCGCCTCTATCAGAAGCTCGTCACCGAGCAGAAGAGCGCGGTCTTCGCCGCGGGCGGCGCGCTGTCGCTCGAGCAGGACGGGTTGATCGCGTTCGGCGCGGTGATGGCGCCGTTCGGCGCGAACCCGAAGCGTGTGCGAGACGCCATCGAGGCGGAACTCGCGCGTGTGCGTGAGGAGCTGGTCTCTGAGGATGAGCTGGAGAAGGCCCGCAACCAGATGCTCAAGGGGATGGTGGCCGAGTCGCTGACGGTTGATAGCAAGGCGACCGCGCTCGGCTCCGCTGCGGCGTTGGAGGGGCGGGCCTCGAATGTCAACGATCGGCTCCGGTCGGTGCGCGCGGTGACGCGTGAGGATCTTCGGCGTGTGGCGAACGAGTACATGGATCCGGGCAAGCAGATCACGCTGCAGATCAACCGCAACCTGCTCGGCGCGATCTTCAGCAAGATGAAGAAGGAAGACGAGGCCGAGATCACGGGCGAGCGCGAGGTGGGAGAGCCGATCGTCGGCAGGCCCGGCGTCGTGCGCCCGGAGACGTTCCCGGCTGAGCCGCCCCTTGCGCCGCTGCCCTCGTTCGATCCGACGCCCGTCTATGCGGAGCGTTCGCTCGAGAACGGGCTGCGCCTCTTGATCGTTGAGAATCACGAGGTGCCGTATGTGTCGGTGCAGCTCGGGCTGCACGCCGGCGCGTGGACCGAGACAAAGCCGGGCACGGCCAGCATGGCGACGGGTATGCTGACGAAGGGCACGAAGACACGCGGGCAGAGCCAGATCGCGTCGGAGCTTGAGACCTACGGCATCACGCTCGCGGGCGCGGCGGGGCTCGACAACGCGAACGTGGTCGCGGACTGCATGCCCGAGCATCTCGAACGCGCGATGATGCTCATGGCGGATGTCGTCATGAACCCGACATTCCCCGAGGATGAGTTCGACAAAGCCCGGACGCAGATGATCACCGGGCTCAATATTTCGAGCAACACCCCTGCGTACATCGCGGATCGCGAGTTCCGGAAGCGGCTGTACGGGGCGCATCCCTACGCACGCACCGCGACCGGCGAGGTGTCGGACGTGAACGCCCTGACACGAGCGGATCTTGCCGAATGGTGGGGCACCTTCGCTCGCCCCGATATGGCTGTCCTGATCTTCGCGGGAGACGTGACGCCGGATCGGGCCCAGGCGCTCGCTGCGGGGGCGTTCGGCAACTGGCGGGCGCAGGGCGAGAAGCCCGCGATCACGCTCCCGGAGATTCCTGAGGCGGCCCCGATGAAGATCGTGATCGTCGATCGGCCGGGCTCGGTGCAGTCGGAGATCCGCATCGGGCGTGTCGGGTTCACGAGGCACGATCCGAGATACGCGACGAGCCGCGTCGCGAGTGGTTACTTCGGCGGCGCGTTCAACGCGCGTCTGAACGAGACGATCCGCGTGAAGAAGGGCCTGACCTATGGCGCGCGGGGCGGGTTCAGCTCGTCGCGCTTTGCCGGAGAGTTCTCGGCATCCACGTTCACGAAGACACCCTCAACGGCCGAGACGGTGCAGACGATCTTCGATGAGATCGAGCGGCTGCGGTACGAGGCGCCGAGCGAGAAGGAACTGAACGACACGAAGGCGTACATCACGGGCTCGTTCGTGGGCGCGCGGGAGACGCAGCAGGCCGTTGCGGGGGATCTCTGGCTGATGGAGTCGTCCGGGCTTGGTCGTGACTACTTCAAGAGCATGCTCGGGGGCGTGGCCGGGACGAGCGCGGAGGACTGCACGAGACTGGCGCAGGAGATGATCGACCCGGCCCGGCTTGTCGTGGTCGTGACCGGCGATGCATCGCAGATCAAAGAATCGCTTGAGAAGATCGGCCCGGTCGAGGTGGTGAAGGCGAGGGAGTAA
- a CDS encoding choice-of-anchor A family protein, with product MRSNSFVQAASAAAVLFAGAGIANADPINIWDFNVFSRSTIGTAGSGYGSDFQGSAGSVGSAWFSGFSLKDVPSASPSLARAYYGGGNFTLSGAVTNHGIEVAGNVVMNHASINGPVFAGGNLSGLGGSLNGPVSLGGIKTVGPAVTVLGTLSENAPYTPTINVFDVSDQFLSISNYAASLAPSATATNLWGELQITASGPLTVVDIAAADLASAWGIKISGAGTVVINLLGETVSFGSKTWTYADGASGSSTLLNLNEATTFNLSGGDHKVSILAPNAATHFSSGLVTGNLIVGSLTGGGQVNWNPSGGFNGEIPAPGTAVLALAGMGLMATRRRR from the coding sequence ATGCGTTCCAATTCGTTCGTTCAAGCCGCCTCTGCCGCGGCCGTGTTGTTCGCCGGCGCCGGCATCGCCAACGCCGATCCCATCAACATCTGGGACTTCAACGTCTTCAGCCGCTCAACGATCGGCACCGCCGGCTCCGGCTACGGCTCTGACTTCCAGGGCTCCGCCGGCTCGGTGGGTTCAGCGTGGTTCAGCGGCTTCAGTCTCAAGGATGTGCCGAGCGCGTCCCCCTCGCTCGCCCGCGCGTACTACGGCGGCGGCAACTTCACCCTCTCCGGCGCGGTCACCAACCACGGCATCGAGGTCGCCGGCAACGTCGTCATGAACCACGCGTCGATCAACGGACCCGTCTTCGCGGGTGGCAATCTCTCCGGCCTGGGCGGCTCCCTCAACGGGCCCGTCTCCCTCGGAGGTATCAAGACCGTCGGCCCCGCCGTCACTGTCCTCGGCACGCTGAGCGAGAACGCACCCTACACCCCCACCATCAACGTCTTCGATGTCTCCGACCAGTTCCTGAGCATCTCGAACTACGCCGCATCTCTCGCGCCGAGCGCCACGGCGACCAACCTGTGGGGCGAGTTGCAGATCACAGCGTCCGGCCCGCTGACGGTTGTTGACATCGCCGCTGCGGACCTCGCGTCCGCATGGGGCATCAAGATCTCCGGCGCTGGCACGGTCGTCATCAACCTGCTCGGTGAAACCGTCTCCTTCGGCTCGAAGACCTGGACCTACGCCGATGGCGCGTCCGGCTCATCGACACTGCTGAACCTGAACGAGGCGACCACATTCAACCTATCGGGCGGTGACCACAAGGTCAGCATCCTCGCCCCGAACGCCGCGACGCACTTCTCCTCCGGCCTCGTGACCGGCAACCTGATCGTCGGCTCGCTGACGGGCGGCGGACAGGTGAACTGGAACCCGAGCGGCGGCTTCAACGGTGAGATTCCTGCGCCGGGCACGGCGGTGCTCGCCCTGGCCGGCATGGGGCTCATGGCAACCCGTCGCCGTCGCTGA